A region from the Acyrthosiphon pisum isolate AL4f chromosome A1, pea_aphid_22Mar2018_4r6ur, whole genome shotgun sequence genome encodes:
- the Fis1 gene encoding mitochondrial fission 1 protein — translation MDVEDVLSDVVSMEDLKKFEKEYHNQLTTGTVSQETKFHYAWCLVRSNYPADIRKGLILLEQLIKHEANDDDAKRNYLYYLALGNSRIKEYSTALQFIKAFLHMQPENMQAQNLLVTIQKKMESDAHKGMAVAGALALGLSAIVGIGFALSKNLKK, via the exons ATGGACGTTGAAGACGTTTTAAGCGATGTGGTCTCCATGGAAGATCTTAAG aaatttgaAAAAGAATATCATAATCAACTAACTACAGGAACTGTTTCTCAAGAAACAAAGTTTCATTATGCTTGGTGCTTAGTGAGAAGCAATTATCCAGCTGACATCAGAAAAGGGCTCATATTATTGGAACAGTTGATTAAACATGAAGCTAATGATGATGATGCCAAACGAAATTACCTTTATTACTTAGCATTAGGAAATTCAAGAATTAAA gaaTATAGTACAGCACTGCAATTTATTAAGGCATTCTTACATATGCAACCTGAAAATATGCAAGCACAGAACTTGTTGGTCACAATTCAAAAGAAAATGGAATCTG ATGCACACAAAGGAATGGCGGTGGCTGGAGCTTTGGCATTAGGCCTTAGTGCTATTGTTGGAATTGGGTTTGCACtgtcaaaaaatttgaaaaagtga